NNNNNNNNNNNNNNNNNNNNNNNNNNNNNNNNNNNNNNNNNNNNNNNNNNNNNNNNNNNNNNNNNNNNNNNNNNNNNNNNNNNNNNNNNNNNNNNNNNNNNNNNNNNNNNNNNNNNNNNNNNNNNNNNNNNNNNNNNNNNNNNNNNNNNNNNNNNNNNNNNNNNNNNNNNNNNNNNNNNNNNNNNNNNNNNNNNNNNNNNNNNNNNNNNNNNNNNNNNNNNNNNNNNNNNNNNNNNNNNNNNNNNNNNNNNNNNNNNNNNNNNNNNNNNNNNNNNNNNNNNNNNNNNNNNNNNNNNNNNNNNNNNNNNNNNNNNNNNNNNNNNNNNNNNNNNNNNNNNNNNNNNNNNNNNNNNNNNNNNNNNNNNNNNNNNNNNNNNNNNNNNNNNNNNNNNNNNNNNNNNNNNNNNNNNNNNNNNNNNNNNNNNNNNNNNNNNNNNNNNNNNNNNNNNNNNNNNNNNNNNNNNNNNNNNNNNNNNNNNNNNNNNNNNNNNNNNNNNNNNNNNNNNNNNNNNNNNNNNNNNNNNNNNNNNNNNNNNNNNNNNNNNNNNNNNNNNNNNNNNNNNNNNNNNNNNNNNNNNNNNNNNNNNNNNNNNNNNNNNNNNNNNNNNNNNNNNNNNNNNNNNNNNNNNNNNNNNNNNNNNNNNNNNNNNNNNNNNNNNNNNNNNNNNNNNNNNNNNNNNNNNNNNNNNNNNNNNNNNNNNNNNNNNNNNNNNNNNNNNNNNNNNNNNNNNNNNNNNNNNNNNNNNNNNNNNNNNNNNNNNNNNNNNNNNNNNNNNNNNNNNNNNNNNNNNNNNNNNNNNNNNNNNNNNNNNNNNNNNNNNNNNNNNNNNNNNNNNNNNNNNNNNNNNNNNNNNNNNNNNNNNNNNNNNNNNNNNNNNNNNNNNNNNNNNNNNNNNNNNNNNNNNNNNNNNNNNNNNNNNNNNNNNNNNNNNNNNNNNNNNNNNNNNNNNNNNNNNNNNNNNNNNNNNNNNNNNNNNNNNNNNNNNNNNNNNNNNNNNNNNNNNNNNNNNNNNNNNNNNNNNNNNNNNNNNNNNNNNNNNNNNNNNNNNNNNNNNNNNNNNNNNNNNNNNNNNNNNNNNNNNNNNNNNNNNNNNNNNNNNNNNNNNNNNNNNNNNNNNNNNNNNNNNNNNNNNNNNNNNNNNNNNNNNNNNNNNNNNNNNNNNNNNNNNNNNNNNNNNNNNNNNNNNNNNNNNNNNNNNNNNNNNNNNNNNNNNNNNNNNNNNNNNNNNNNNNNNNNNNNNNNNNNNNNNNNNNNNNNNNNNNNNNNNNNNNNNNNNNNNNNNNNNNNNNNNNNNNNNNNNNNNNNNNNNNNNNNNNNNNNNNNNNNNNNNNNNNNNNNNNNNNNNNNNNNNNNNNNNNNNNNNNNNNNNNNNNNNNNNNNNNNNNNNNNNNNNNNNNNNNNNNNNNNNNNNNNNNNNNNNNNNNNNNNNNNNNNNNNNNNNNNNNNNNNNNNNNNNNNNNNNNNNNNNNNNNNNNNNNNNNNNNNNNNNNNNNNNNNNNNNNNNNNNNNNNNNNNNNNNNNNNNNNNNNNNNNNNNNNNNNNNNNNNNNNNNNNNNNNNNNNNNNNNNNNNNNNNNNNNNNNNNNNNNNNNNNNNNNNNNNNNNNNNNNNNNNNNNNNNNNNNNNNNNNNNNNNNNNNNNNNNNNNNNNNNNNNNNNNNNNNNNNNNNNNNNNNNNNNNNNNNNNNNNNNNNNNNNNNNNNNNNNNNNNNNNNNNNNNNNNNNNNNNNNNNNNNNNNNNNNNNNNNNNNNNNNNNNNNNNNNNNNNNNNNNNNNNNNNNNNNNNNNNNNNNNNNNNNNNNNNNNNNNNNNNNNNNNNNNNNNNNNNNNNNNNNNNNNNNNNNNNNNNNNNNNNNNNNNNNNNNNNNNNNNNNNNNNNNNNNNNNNNNNNNNNNNNNNNNNNNNNNNNNNNNNNNNNNNNNNNNNNNNNNNNNNNNNNNNNNNNNNNNNNNNNNNNNNNNNNNNNNNNNNNNNNNNNNNNNNNNNNNNNNNNNNNNNNNNNNNNNNNNNNNNNNNNNNNNNNNNNNNNNNNNNNNNNNNNNNNNNNNNNNNNNNNNNNNNNNNNNNNNNNNNNNNNNNNNNNNNNNNNNNNNNNNNNNNNNNNNNNNNNNNNNNNNNNNNNNNNNNNNNNNNNNNNNNNNNNNNNNNNNNNNNNNNNNNNNNNNNNNNNNNNNNNNNNNNNNNNNNNNNNNNNNNNNNNNNNNNNNNNNNNNNNNNNNNNNNNNNNNNNNNNNNNNNNNNNNNNNNNNNNNNNNNNNNNNNNNNNNNNNNNNNNNNNNNNNNNNNNNNNNNNNNNNNNNNNNNNNNNNNNNNNNNNNNNNNNNNNNNNNNNNNNNNNNNNNNNNNNNNNNNNNNNNNNNNNNNNNNNNNNNNNNNNNNNNNNNNNNNNNNNNNNNNNNNNNNNNNNNNNNNNNNNNNNNNNNNNNNNNNNNNNNNNNNNNNNNNNNNNNNNNNNNNNNNNNNNNNNNNNNNNNNNNNNNNNNNNNNNNNNNNNNNNNNNNNNNNNNNNNNNNNNNNNNNNNNNNNNNNNNNNNNNNNNNNNNNNNNNNNNNNNNNNNNNNNNNNNNNNNNNNNNNNNNNNNNNNNNNNNNNNNNNNNNNNNNNNNNNNNNNNNNNNNNNNNNNNNNNNNNNNNNNNNNNNNNNNNNNNNNNNNNNNNNNNNNNNNNNNNNNNNNNNNNNNNNNNNNNNNNNNNNNNNNNNNNNNNNNNNNNNNNNNNNNNNNNNNNNNNNNNNNNNNNNNNNNNNNNNNNNNNNNNNNNNNNNNNNNNNNNNNNNNNNNNNNNNNNNNNNNNNNNNNNNNNNNNNNNNNNNNNNNNNNNNNNNNNNNNNNNNNNNNNNNNNNNNNNNNNNNNNNNNNNNNNNNNNNNNNNNNNNNNNNNNNNNNNNNNNNNNNNNNNNNNNNNNNNNNNNNNNNNNNNNNNNNNNNNNNNNNNNNNNNNNNNNNNNNNNNNNNNNNNNNNNNNNNNNNNNNNNNNNNNNNNNNNNNNNNNNNNNNNNNNNNNNNNNNNNNNNNNNNNNNNNNNNNNNNNNNNNNNNNNNNNNNNNNNNNNNNNNNNNNNNNNNNNNNNNNNNNNNNNNNNNNNNNNNNNNNNNNNNNNNNNNNNNNNNNNNNNNNNNNNNNNNNNNNNNNNNNNNNNNNNNNNNNNNNNNNNNNNNNNNNNNNNNNNNNNNNNNNNNNNNNNNNNNNNNNNNNNNNNNNNNNNNNNNNNNNNNNNNNNNNNNNNNNNNNNNNNNNNNNNNNNNNNNNNNNNNNNNNNNNNNNNNNNNNNNNNNNNNNNNNNNNNNNNNNNNNNNNNNNNNNNNNNNNNNNNNNNNNNNNNNNNNNNNNNNNNNNNNNNNNNNNNNNNNNNNNNNNNNNNNNNNNNNNNNNNNNNNNNNNNNNNNNNNNNNNNNNNNNNNNNNNNNNNNNNNNNNNNNNNNNNNNNNNNNNNNNNNNNNNNNNNNNNNNNNNNNNNNNNNNNNNNNNNNNNNNNNNNNNNNNNNNNNNNNNNNNNNNNNNNNNNNNNNNNNNNNNNNNNNNNNNNNNNNNNNNNNNNNNNNNNNNNNNNNNNNNNNNNNNNNNNNNNNNNNNNNNNNNNNNNNNNNNNNNNNNNNNNNNNNNNNNNNNNNNNNNNNNNNNNNNNNNNNNNNNNNNNNNNNNNNNNNNNNNNNNNNNNNNNNNNNNNNNNNNNNNNNNNNNNNNNNNNNNNNNNNNNNNNNNNNNNNNNNNNNNNNNNNNNNNNNNNNNNNNNNNNNNNNNNNNNNNNNNNNNNNNNNNNNNNNNNNNNNNNNNNNNNNNNNNNNNNNNNNNNNNNNNNNNNNNNNNNNNNNNNNNNNNNNNNNNNNNNNNNNNNNNNNNNNNNNNNNNNNNNNNNNNNNNNNNATGATGATATCTAAAGACACGAGTCAAGGacataagtaggatttctccgaagtacgaggaccaaggctaagatttccaggtgggcattactttctaatactcctattactggctttctaaatgatgattatgatgatgtatataagttttaagatgatttgagataaattgatgtttgaactaattaacttgccgagttttgatgacgacgagcctgtacgttaccctctactgatgagatgagacgatttcgggtcctgccaaaggcaggattgtgtacacagaggtaaccgtgagctgtataccgggttggccggtcagaaatgactgtgagccgactgtcaggtcggtcggttacggtgcttgagaaggaggcctacttctcagtaccatgatgatgatgatgagttgtagaagtggtactacatgctaagtatttgtgactgcagtctatctttcattactttatgatgcttgaaatttatcaattgcttacacaggttcttttaaggaaaaacccctgtgtgatgtttaaatggcaagttaaatgtatagctctaagagcgagtttgtttattttcggcttatgtccactgagtatttatactcagccctgcatgtatttctaaatgtgcaggatgagcaaggagagagattgggggatcgctggagggctgttgttcatagacgacccttttgagtaccgtattttacTTCTATACGGTTGTGCgaatagttgaagactatgttcttgaaacttaattaggattgttactctcagctatatgtcttcatacatatagtctgatcacgctATGTTGTGCTACTCTGAGcaatatgaatcattgtaaatatttagctatactccctttgtttttgttgactagaaccttgatacatttgaataagtgaagccgataatgtttctattaagtttgatgatattttaattgtttcaacttgaattattagtagcttccgcttgataAGTCTTTCAGATTTCCTTGTTCTACCCTAccattttattagtcgtatcgatacccaatctacgctatcactggctagatgtcgggctgcgacaatacTTGTCATTCACCAATTCACCAccataatatataataatccCAGGTCGACTCAtctgtataataaaatataattaataaaaaaattgtaaattaaaacataaaatccGGAAATTAGCAACTGAAACagggaattcacaaccaacgatACTAATTCACAACATAATACATCAAACTGTTGTCAATTCACAACCGAAGACACTAATTCACAACAGAATACATCAAACAGTTGTCAATTCACAACCGAAGACACTAATTCACAACAGATCTAAAACTATATATAATTCAGAACTAAAATAcgaaattcacaactaaaattaatatggttgtgaattatagGTTTATAcctataattcacaaccagcacaACCAGCCCTAGTTTCCAGTTCATGTAAACGAATCTAAGGCACAAagcagttgtgaatttaaaaaacTAATCATGAATTCAACGAATTAGTTGAGAATTGAAGAACATTCATAACAACTACAGAAACCAAAGCTCTAACCTTTAACCTAGAAACTCCACGGTGATAAAATCGACAGCAATGAACtatcaaaaacaacaaaatcgaaccaaaaaaaattgaatatttaaaatCACGCACATCGACGACAAATTCAAGTGGCGCAGCAACGGAGATGACAATTGGAGCGCCGCACGACGCCGGAAGACGATGAAGATTTGCAGTTGGAggcttgaagatttgaagatttCAAGATTTGAAGGATTGAAGGAGAAAAGAAGCAGAATTCACGCTTCAGCTTTCAAAATGCCACAATTCACTATTTATACAAGGGCATTTCTGACATTTCACAAAAAAACTGgcttaaatttaaaaaatttatcctataggctaaattttaagtttacaaTATGAAATAGGCTAGATTCATATAttgacactattttttttatacataaaataaattcaataaagatatcaatttttatgcattattttgattgtaaatGTGTTAGtgttagttagtttacttatttcaattttcaacacaagtcatttaatcaaaaaaaatattttgattgtcaacttgttataaatttaaaaaaaaatgacatgatattaattaaaagaacacaagtattacttaagaattaagataacataaaaaaaatattatttaaaaatatattaattgtcatgtttataaaatataaattttcaacacaagtcatttaatttaaaaatatgacataaaaaatatttcatgtttatattttcaattacaacacatgtttatattttatatttcaacacatgtttatattttatattttaagttgaataaaaattttgaaatttcatcacaaatcatttaattttataaaaaagaatacaaaaaaaattaaaaaggaaaaaagccCGGAAACCGCCGATTTTCGGCCCCAGAACCGCTGGTTTCCGGCCCAGCCCGGAGCCGTTGGTTTAGGGTCCGAAAACAAGCCCTTCAAATTTTAGGCGAACCGGTTCAGATTCAATAAATTTTCGAACCTGAACCATCGATTCAGGCCCGAAACCGGCGGTTCTTGAATCGGTGGCAGCCCTATGCATCACACGGGACAACAAACTAGTTTACACTGAAAATATAACTGATACACAAgctgtcaaaaaaaaaaaaagaaccccCAGCTGATAGCCTGATGCGTGATGCCAACAGTGTCACAGCCTATGTGTACATCACCAACTGCCACGTCGTCGTTTCACCCTTGTTCCCATGCCTCCATTCGTCATTGCATCAAAATCCTCTCCGTCCTCCTCAAAATTGCACCTCCCTACACCACAccgctccctctctctctctctgtctttcTCAAGtgagagaaagaagaagaagaagggccGAGCATACTACAAAATCACAACAAGAAAATCTCTCTCTTATTCTCCGCACCTAAACATAGTTTTCGAATTTCTCTATTTAGACTCTCATTCTCTCCTCCCTCCCTAATATACACGCAAACACACATTTTGTGCCCCGCAATTTGATCTCGAGGTTGTGTTTTGTTTGGACGCAATGAAGCTGAAGAACCCCTCCAATTCCCCCTCGCAAACCCTGACCTCCTCAGACACGCGCCTGCTCGTACGCGAGACGCTCCGCATCAGCGCCAACCTTGCCTCGGCTCCTCCGCCGTCGCCCTCACCGGCTGCTGTGGCGCCTCAGGAACTGCCACTGCTCCAGGATTCCAGCTTCGGCGGCCTAGTCGACGATCAGTTcctgaattcgagcttgagGTTGATCTGCTGCGAGGAGATTGATGGCAGACGGTGGCAATACTTCGCAGATGATAGCATCGGCGCTAGGAATTTTGCTTCCAAACAATTGAAGAAGAATTCCATTCGTGCTGTCTGTTTGCAGACTCCGTTGTCACCTGCTGATGTCAGTATTATCTGTTTGGTGCTATTTTCGTTACATTTTCTTCTTGAAGTCCTTATTGATTCCGTGCATTGTTTGATAAACTGACTGCATCAGAAAGAAGAATTCTATTCCTCCTTACAGTTTATTTGATGAATTTAGTGCAGCTTAAGTGCATTTTTCTGGAGTTAGCATTGAGATCTCTAAGGCTTCCATTCATAAAAGTGAATATATCTTGTTTTTCACGCTGATGTTAACATTTTTCTAACGCTGAAGCCAAACAATGTATATATTAGCTGCATTATTAGGCGTGTGAACACGTTAAAGGTCATCTATAAAGATTTGTCAACCGGACATTTATGAAGAAAACATAGTGGGGAACCGAGACTGCATCCCTAAGACCATATAAGACTAAGCAAGTCTTTCATTACGAGTTTAGTTGTCTCTTTACTTAAGCTGTGTTTTTTTTCTTGTAGGAGTTGATAACATTCATAAGATCTTACGTGGTTCCTGAAGGTTTCCCAGACAGCGTTACACCTTCCTATGTGCCGTACATGACTTGGAGAGCATTAAAGGTACTTTTGCTGATAGATATTGGTACCAACATTGCAGTTTCCTTCACCCTTTAACTGTATGCGAAATCCAGTCCCTCCAGTATGGTGATAGTGATGTTATTTTGGTTGTAGCACTTCTTTGGTGGAGCCATGGGTGTTTTCACCACACAAACCCTCCTAAGTTCACTTGGAGTCTCCCGAAATAGATCTGCACCAGGTGCTGTAGCTATCAATTGGATTCTCAAGGTACACATACTAAGCCCGATGAGGTAGTTATGTGTTAGAACAACTTTTTGTGCATAAAACATCAATGTCGCACAAAATCTTGAAGGTATTGGTTGAATTCTTAAGAGCTGTGCCTTAATGGCATGGCCAGTACCTACTAAAATCTGAAGCTTCAAGAGTTCCGTTATAGTGATGCCAATTATGTAGCTTAAGTTGAGTTTCACCTGTACAGTCTACATTTATGAATGCCATTATTTACTTTGGAATTATAGTTCTTCAAATGAAAGGACCAAGTGAAATTTCAGGAGCAGGGTACTTCTGTGGACCATAGACATACATTTAAGTGCTTTTTCTAAACGAGTGTTCATGATCTGAAGGCTAGATGCTAGTAGCTAGATGCTATGAGCTAACCCCTTTCTAATATCTTCATAGGGCTTTCTATAGACTTACAGTTGCTGATAAAGAGCTAGATAAAGGGAAGCTAGCTGCTAACGAGCCCTTAAACGCTCGTTTATGGGCTCGCTTGATAGATACCCTTATAGGGCTTCTTTTCCTTGCTTTTAAGCTCTTGAAAAGAGCTCAATCCGGACTACTCCTAGTAGCCCGGACCAGGAATTCAATCAGCTCAAGGCACTCGTGACAACGAGGGCTTCCCTCTGTTTTCCTCCTAATCCTAGGTATATCAACCTAAAGCTAGATTTGACTCTTAGCTAGGAAAATATACCTATATCTAGGACCAGTGTGGATTCTTCGATCAGCTTGGGCACAAAACCTCTAATTTTCTGATACCCGCTATTATCTGAGATCTCGATGGGTTTTGAGAGCAAGCCATCCCAGTATATAGCACACTACTGCCTTCTTGTCCCCCCGTTCATAGCAATGAGTTCATAGGCAAACCCAAGACAGTCTCACTTCCAATAGTATTCGATCTATTGATGCTCCGCTTGCCAACCATCTCACTAACTCGAACGAAGGGGTTCAGTAGTCATATAAGAAATTTCCAACTAACTCTAAGTCATCAATGAGCAGGGAGTGATGCACCAAAGTGTATCACGAGCGTAACTAGAGTAGCTAGTTGTTGCCTGTAGCTTCCCCCAGGCCCGTACTCCAAAAAGGGAGGGCTGGGGGGAGCGGCTACTAGAGTTAGAGTAAAGCCAAAAGCTAGTAAGAAAACTCCTAATTGTTCTTCTTGTTGCTTTATTAAAGACAGATGTAACTCATCTATAAACAACTCTTAGCGAGTGAGTGACCTACTAGTTGTAGGGCACGAACGCTAGATAGTAGCTTCCTTCTTGTTCTTATAGACTTCCTTCTTGTTCTTATAGACTCGATTAAATCTATGAAGGCCCGTACTCAAAAAGGGAGGGCTGGGGGGAGCGGCTACTAAAGAGTTAATAGACTAAATACTCAATAGCTAGGAttaaatcaatgaaataagGACTTCTAAGTCTTGTTTTTCCTAGTCTTAATTGTAGCTAGGAAGCTATGAGCTAAACGCTCCGACCATTCCGACTGTTAATGCTAGTTTTTAAGAAGCTAACTTCAGAATCTGTGATATACCTAGGATGGTGCTGGGCGGGTCGGGAAGATGCTCTTTGCTCGACAAGGGAAGAAGTTTGATTATGACTTGAAGCAGGTAATAAATTGTTTGAAATTGTTGGTGAAGCAGTAGAATTTAATGTTAAAAAGTTCTTCAAGTTCAACTCTTCAGTATCTTATGTGTTGAGCTTTATACAGCTTAGGTTTGCTGGTGATCTCCTTATGGAGTTGGGAGCTGGAGTAGAATTGGCAACTGCAGCTGTTCCCCATCTGTTTCTTCCATTAGCATGTGCTGCAAATGTGGCTAAGGTTTTGTCACTATTTGTCTAGTTAATCCATCAATATCTGTCAGCAATTGAAAAAATTTATTTCATACATGCTCCTTGTTTTCTTATAGAATGTCGCTGCGGTGACATCAACATCTACTCGAACGCCAATATACAAAGCCTTTGCTAAAGGAGAAAATATAGGAGATGTCACTGCAAAGGGAGAATGTGTTGGAAACATAGCAGATCTGGTATGCTTGTTCGTTTTTGCAACTTAAGCTCACATCACCAAGCTAACTGATAAGATGAATTTCTTGCATATTTTGCTATAAAATATAGGGTTAATTtcctataaatacacaaactatacccaaaatttggttttaatcatatttatttttttggtcaaaaaatacataaacttttaatttttgggAATTTGGCGGCCTGAGTCCAAAAGTTCGGTGACTAATAACTTGGTTGTCTGATTCCAATACACAATTTGAAGGTACTATTAGAAACCTCTTGATGATAGCTCTCTAATGATACAATACTTTTGGATTTTGGTCACCGGAAGTGGTTGGAAAACGGAAAAAATATAGAATTTCATGACATCAACTTTCATGTCATTTTTCCGATCACTTCCTGTGGCCAAAACCCAACAGTATAATTATCATTAGAATGATAATGTCAAGAGCTTTCCAACGGCACCTTCGGATTGTCCATCGGACTCCAGACAATCAAGTTATTAGCCAGCGACCTTTGGGCTAAgctcaaattccaaaaaaaaaaaaagcttatgTATATTTTgaccaaaaatataaatttggttaaaaaccaaaatttgggtatagttcgtgtatttatatgcaattaaccctaaactTTAACATAGTCTAAGTAAACTGCATTTCTGAAAAAAGCATCATGCTGCTGTTTTGTTTTTCGCATAATATAGCACTATATGGTTGTGGTGAATTCCATTTTGACTATATACACACCATCATTTACTTCAGGCTACCTCAAAACTGATGTATATTTTACATTGGTTGAGATTTGGTTCTGTTTCAATAATATATCAATTCAAATGAGTAAGGAACTATTATTTGTTCTGTCCTTGTGTGGAACTGGGCAATGTAATCCCGTCTCAATTAGTCAATATCACGCATCTCTAAAATTTTGTTTTGCTGAGATTGTGGGGTGGTGAATTTGCAATATTACTCAATACTCATGATTGTATTTTAATACTTTTTTCAATAACCCGTTTTTTTCCAACTTTGGGTTCGAAGTAATTACGAGCATCTTCTTTATGCAGCTTGGAACTGGACTCAGCATAATGATTGCCAAAAAAAACCCATCCTTGTTCACCACATTTGGTTTGCTCTCCTGTGGATATATCTTGAGCTCTTATCAAGAGGTTCCGTGATGTGAATATATTAATCTATCTCTCCAGCCAAATCCTCTTCTGTTCCTTTATTACTCTATGTTCTCTATCACGAAATATTGATTGCAGCTGTTGTACGTTTCCAGGTGAAATCTGTTGTTTTGCATACACTAAATCGTGCACGTTTCACTGTGGCAGCAGAATCCTTTCTAAAGACGGGTATGATGATTACTTTGTTTCTCATACTCTTCTTCACTCATTACACAACTTTCTCATTTAATTATGATCTATTTTTGAGAGAAATAGGATTAATTAATGTTTCTCAAAATGGTATTTGGCCTGTGACGTTGGAGGAGAAAAGGAAATGATGGCAAACACAAGGTCTTATTATTAGGGATGAGTATTCAGTTGGTTCGGTGcaaaactgaactgaactggtAAAAgcgaaaaatcaaaactaatataaaatatggaccggaccgaaccgaaccaaaactGACCAAGAATTTTCGGTCGATTTTAGTTCCATTCTTCTGTTTATGAATTCAAGCagaaatgaagaagaaatgAGTGTTGCAGGAgcatatttttcctttttgttttaaaTAAGAGCAGGTACAAATAGCAATTTGTGGTAACCTTTTTAATAATTTCTTTCACTTTTTCGCCTTCATTTGTCTGGTTTCCAGCAATTGCAatgcttattttatttcttcaTGTTCGACAAAACAAGATTGTTTAAGTCGGACAGACCCAAATCTCATCTATTTTGCTTGAAACTTGGATTTGTACAATAACAAAGATATCTGTAAATATGGTAAAACATGTGATTCTCTttcacattattttttttatgcttCAATCTCAGGCCGCGTTCCAAGTTTGCAAGAGGGAAATTTAATGGAGAATATTTTCATTCCCCCATGGAAACAACACAGACCTATTGTTCTTGGTAGCCCTTCTCTCACTCCCTTTCTTTATTTACAGCACACTCACAGACACAGATTCACACACTGTATGCTTCTTGTATCCCCATACATTAACATCCAAATGTGGTTTTTCCCCAAGGAAGATTTAGATGGacaaatttttttctttttttgcagGACCAAGGTTCAAAGATGCATTCCAAGACCCTGTTGCATATATAGCTTTGGAGCCAATTTTTGAGGTATGGTGCCCTGTCGTGGGCAAAT
The DNA window shown above is from Salvia miltiorrhiza cultivar Shanhuang (shh) unplaced genomic scaffold, IMPLAD_Smil_shh fragScaff_scaffold_39, whole genome shotgun sequence and carries:
- the LOC131002916 gene encoding protein root UVB sensitive 6 yields the protein MKLKNPSNSPSQTLTSSDTRLLVRETLRISANLASAPPPSPSPAAVAPQELPLLQDSSFGGLVDDQFLNSSLRLICCEEIDGRRWQYFADDSIGARNFASKQLKKNSIRAVCLQTPLSPADELITFIRSYVVPEGFPDSVTPSYVPYMTWRALKHFFGGAMGVFTTQTLLSSLGVSRNRSAPGAVAINWILKDGAGRVGKMLFARQGKKFDYDLKQLRFAGDLLMELGAGVELATAAVPHLFLPLACAANVAKNVAAVTSTSTRTPIYKAFAKGENIGDVTAKGECVGNIADLLGTGLSIMIAKKNPSLFTTFGLLSCGYILSSYQEVKSVVLHTLNRARFTVAAESFLKTGRVPSLQEGNLMENIFIPPWKQHRPIVLGPRFKDAFQDPVAYIALEPIFEKERYIVTYNPSKGNIYALFKDQAKSDDILKAAFHAHVLLHIVQSSNQSQQSLRKLDDELSPVSPSLDDLQSHVAESYKMVSALYGPFKTKVKEQGWVMSESLLNPGRPRLCELAR